Proteins from a genomic interval of Homo sapiens chromosome 19 genomic patch of type NOVEL, GRCh38.p14 PATCHES HSCHR19KIR_0010-5217-AB_CTG3_1:
- the KIR3DL3 gene encoding killer cell immunoglobulin-like receptor 3DL3 precursor (The RefSeq protein has 1 substitution compared to this genomic sequence) translates to MSLMVVSMACVGFFLLEGPWPHVGGQDKPFLSAWPGTVVSEGQHVTLQCRSRLGFNEFSLSKEDGMPVPELYNRIFRNSFLMGPVTPAHAGTYRCCSSHPHSPTGWSAPSNPVVIMVTGVHRKPSLLAHPGPLVKSGETVILQCWSDVRFERFLLHREGITEDPLRLVGQLHDAGSQVNYSMGPMTPALAGTYRCFGSVTHLPYELSAPSDPLDIVVVGLYGKPSLSAQPGPTVQAGENVTLSCSSRSLFDIYHLSREAEAGELRLTAVLRVNGTFQANFPLGPVTHGGNYRCFGSFRALPHAWSDPSDPLPVSVTGNSRNLHVLIGTSVVIIPFAILLFFLLHRWCANKKNAVVMDQEPAGNRTVNREDSDEQDPQEVTYAQLNHCVFTQRKITRPSQRPKTPPTDTSV, encoded by the exons GTGGTGTCTGAAGGACAACATGTGACTCTTCAGTGTCGCTCTCGTCTTGGGTTTAACGAATTCAGTCTGTCCAAAGAAGACGGGATGCCTGTCCCTGAGCTCTACAACAGAATATTCCGGAACAGCTTTCTCATGGGCCCTGTGACCCCAGCACATGCAGGGACCTACAGATGTTGCAGTTCACACCCACACTCCCCCACTGGGTGGTCGGCACCCAGCAACCCTGTGGTGATCATGGTCACAG GAGTCCACAGAAAACCTTCCCTCCTGGCCCACCCAGGTCCCCTGGTGAAATCGGGAGAGACGGTCATCCTGCAATGTTGGTCAGATGTCAGGTTTGAGCGCTTCCTTCTGCACAGAGAGGGGATCACTGAGGACCCCTTGCGCCTCATTGGACAGCTCCACGATGCGGGTTCCCAGGTCAACTATTCCATGGGTCCCATGACACCTGCCCTTGCAGGGACCTACAGATGCTTTGGTTCTGTCACTCACTTACCCTATGAGTTGTCGGCTCCCAGTGACCCTCTGGACATCGTGGTCGTAG GTCTATATGGGAAACCTTCTCTCTCAGCCCAGCCGGGCCCCACGGTTCAGGCAGGAGAGAATGTGACCTTGTCCTGCAGCTCCCGGAGCTTGTTTGACATTTACCATCTatccagggaggcagaggccggtGAACTTAGGCTCACTGCGGTGCTGAGGGTCAATGGAACATTCCAGGCCAACTTCCCTCTGGGCCCTGTGACCCACGGAGGGAACTACAGATGCTTCGGCTCTTTCCGTGCCCTGCCCCACGCGTGGTCAGACCCGAGTGACCCACTGCCCGTTTCTGTCACAG GTAACTCcagaaacctgcacgttctgaTTGGGACCTCAGTGGTCATCATCCCCTTTGCtatcctcctcttctttctccttcatcgCTGGTGTGCCAACAAAAAGA ATGCTGTTGTAATGGACCAAGAGCCTGCAGGGAACAGAACAGTGAACAGGGAG GACTCTGATGAACAAGACCCTCAGGAGGTGACATACGCACAGTTGAATCACTGCGTTTTCACACAGAGAAAAATCACTCGCCCTTCTCAGAGGCCCAAGACACCCCCAACAGATACCAGCGTGTAA